The sequence CACGTCGCGGCAGCTCTCGCCGTCGACCTTGGGCAGCCACAGGGACTTGCCGTCGGCGAGGTTCCAGGCGGCGCCGCCTGCGGAGATGCCGGCCGCGGCGACTGTCTGGCCGCTGAGGGTGATGGTGTTGAACGTGACGGGCTTGTCACCGCCGGTGGCGCTCTTGGCGTTGCCGGACCAGAGCAGCTTGCCGCTCTCCAGGTCGATGACGCCGACCTCGGTGCACTGGACGTACTTGTTCTCGGGAGTCGGCTGGGTGGCCTTGAAGAGGACCGCCGCCTTCTTCTCGCTGACGTGCTTGGTGGCGCCGCAGAGCTCGCCGGGCAGGGGCAGCTCCCACTTCTTGCCGCCGTCGACGAGGTTGTAGCCGACGACCTTCGACAGGTCGGACTTGATGTAGGTGGTCTCGGTCACCCAGGAGCCGGCGACGCTGGCGACATCGCCCGGCACCGGGCTCGGCTGGTTGAGGAGCGGCTTGGACTTCGGGTTGCCGGGCGCCTTCTCGGTGCCGGGCACGTAGTCCCCGGGCTTGTCGTTGCCCGGGGAGGCGCTCGGGTTGCTGTCGGCCTTGTCCCCGCCGCCGCTGTCGCCGGAGGTGTACCAGAGGCCGCCGCCGACGATGAGGACGCAGGCCAGGAAGGCCGCGCCGACGATCGCCAGCTGGGTGCGCTTGGCGTTGCCGGAGCCCGCGGCCGGGGCCGGGGACTGCGGGGCGGCCATGGGCGCGCCGGGGGCGCCCGGGGCGCCGAACGGCGGCGGGTTGCCGGGCTGCTGCGGGTAGCCGTAGCCGGGGCCGGTCTGCGGGTACCCGTACGCGGGCTGCCCGGCCGGCTGCTGCTGTGGGGGCCCGGCCTGCGGCGCGGCCGGTCCGGGCGGCGGCACGGGCGCGCCGAATCCGCCGGGCGGCGGGTCCTGCGGGGCTCCGAAGCCGCCGGACGGCGGCTGGCTGGGGGGCGGCGGGATACTCATCGGTTGCTGTTGCCTCTCGGTGGGCGGGTCGTTGGACGCGTTGTCACTTGCCGAAGGCCATCAGGAGCTTCTCGTCCTTGTTGTCGCCCGCCAGCCGGGTGACGGAGAGGAAGAGCCGCCCGTCCGCGTAGGCGGCGCTCTGGGAAGTCAGGAAGGAGGCTTCGATCCGTGCGGAGGTGCCCGAGGGGAGTTTCAGCAGCGTCGTGGGCTCTCCTCCGCCGGCCGGGAACGAGACGATCTCGCCGGGCTCGTCGGCGACGCCGGCGTTGGCGCGATAGGCGGTCAGCCGGCCGTTCGCGGCCTCGAGCGGGGCGAGGACCTTCTTGTCACCGGCTTTGGCGCGCCATTTGACCTTGCCCGTGCCGAGGTCGAAGGCGACGATCTCGCTGCCGGTGGACCTGTCCCCTGCGGAGAGGTAGACGGTGTCCCCGTCGACCGCGGACTTCCCGCAGTTCTGGAGGCCGTCGCTGGAGCTGGAACCACCGCAGTTGACCAGGAAGTTTCCGTCACCGGAGAGCGTGTTGCGCTTCTGCCCCTTCTCGTCGAGGACGAGGATGGCCCGCTCCTTGGTGTCGCGGTTGCCGGCGTCGATGACGGTGGGGCTGACGGAGTAGACCGCGTTGACCTGGTAGCCCTTGGGCAGGCGGTAGCTCCAGGTCTTCTTGCCGGTGGTCAGGTCGGCGTCCTGGATCTCGATGGTCCGGTCGGCGTCCATGCAGAGGGCCACGGCGATCATCTTGTTGTTGCCCGCGGCGTAGGTCATGGGCTTGCAGCCGTCGGGGCCCGCGTCGGAGAAGAGCTTGTCGCCGGTGCTCAGGCGGTGGGCGCTCTGGCCCCCCATCCAGGCGAGGGCGAAGGTGTCGCCGTCGAGGGAGACCGTGGTGGAGGCGGCGGTCTTGAACAGCCCCTCCATGGCGAGCTCCTTCGTCCAGCCCTCCTTGCCGGCCTTGAGGTCGATGAGCTTCATCTGGTTGCAGTTGGAGCCGTCGGCGTTCTTGACGACCATGACGGTCCGGCCGTCGGGGCTGGTCTGACCGGTGAGTCCGCAGATCTCCGTGCGGAGGTCGATCTTCCACTTCTCCTTGCCGTCGCCCACCCCGTAGCCGATGACGGACTTGTCGACGGTCTTGACGACGGTGTCGCCGACGACCCACAGGCCCTTGGCCGGGATACCGGCTCCCGGGCCCTCCATCTTGACCGTGTTCAGCCAGAGCGCCTTGTCCTCGCCCGGCTTGCGGCCCGCGTTGAGGTCGGTCGGGATGTCGCTGCCGTTGCCGGTCCCGTTGCCGTCGCCCTTGTCCACGGACGGCGAGCCGGAGGGCTTGGCGTCGGTGGGCTCCTGCGCGACCGGCTTCGGGTCCTTGTCCTCGCCGGAGAAGGCCACGTAGCCCACACCACCGAGGACGAGGACGGCGGCCACCGACGCGGCGATCAGCAGCGTCCGCTTCTTCTTCGGCGCCATGCCCGGGCCAGAGCCGGGCCCACCGGGACCCACCGGCTGCTGCGACACGGTGGGCGGCTGCGGCGGATATCCGGGCTGCTGCGCGTACGGATTCTCGGCCGGCGGCGGGAATCCGTAACCCTGCTGCGGCGGACCCGGCAGATGCCCGTACCCGGAAGGCGTCGGCGGCTGGTTCGGTGGCTGGTTCGGCGGCTGGGGCAGCTCGGTCATCAGCGCACGCTTTCGCATCGGGAAGGTCGGGGAGGATGACCTTTCTATCACTGACAGCGCTCATACATCGGGCCGGTCCGCCCCCTGTTCCCAAGGGAGGACCGGCCCGTGACGCCGCCGTTATCCGGCCAGTTGCCCCCGAGGACCGGCGGAATCCAGGCCTCCCCGCGCCTCCCGCCCGGGTGCGCCACCAAATCCTGGCGGCCCGGGAGGAGTTCGCCGAGCCCGATCGCGCCGGGCCCGACGGGTCCTCACTTGCCGAAGACCATCAGGAGCTTCTCGTCCTGGCCCTGGGCCCGCAGGCGGGTGGAGGAGATGAAGAACCGTCCGTCCACGTAGTCCAGCTTCGGGAGGGTGAAGGTCCGCTCGATCGGGGCGGCGGGGCCCGAGGGGTGGCGCAGAAGCGCGGTCGGGGTGCCGCCGGCGGCCTCGACGGAGAGGACCTCGCCGCCCTGCTCCTCCTCGGCCTTCCGGTAGGCGATGATTCGGCCGTCCAGGGCCTTGAGCAGGGTGAGCGTGCGCTTGTCCCCGGCCGGGACACGCCACTTCTCCTTGCCGGTGGTGAGGTCGAAGGCGACGATCGCGTTGGTCTTCTTGCCGGTGGCCACCGCGGTGGGCAGGTAGAGGGTGTTCGCGTCGACGACGGCCGAGGGGCAGGTCACCAGGGACCGGAAGAGGCTGGTGCCGCCGCAGTCGGCGGCGATGCCGGCGCCCTCACCGGCGAGGGTGGCGGTCTGCTTCCCGTCGGGTCCCAGGACCACGATGGAGCGCTGCTTCGTCTTCTCGTCGCCGATGTCGATGACGGTCGGGTTCACCGAGTAGATGCTGGTGACCTTGAACTTCGCGGGGAGCCGGTAGGCCCAGGCCTTCGCGCCGGTGACGGGGTCGATCCCGTGGACCTCGGCGGTGGAGTCCTCGTCCGAGCAGGTGGCGAGGGCGATCATCCTGCCGTTGCCGGCCTCGTAGGAGTCCGGGTTGCAGCCGTCGCCCGGCGGGGTGGCGAAGAGCTTGTCACCATTGCTGATCTTGAAGGCGCTGGCGGTGCCGCTGCGGCTGACGGTGACGGTGTCCCCGAGCATGGACAGGGTGGGGCTGGTGAAGATGTCGAAGACCCCCTCACTGGGCACCGTCTTCGACCAGATCTCCTTGCCGGTCTTGAGGTCGACCACCCTCAGCTCGGTGCAGGAGGTGTTCTCCCCGTCGCCGTCGCGGTACATGACGACCGTCCTGCCCTCGGCCGTGGTCTGCGGGGCGACGGAACAGATCTGAGCGGGGAAGGGGAGTGTCCACTTCTCCTTGCCGTCGGTGACCGCGTACCCGGTGAGGTTCCTCCAGAGGCTCTTGACGACGGTGTCACCGACGATCCACTGACCGGCGGCTTCGACGCCCATGCCGGGGCCCTCTATCTTGGCGGTCTTGAGCCAGAGGGCCTTGTCCTCGCCCTGCTTGCGGCCGGAGTTCAGGTCCACCTGCCCGCCGTCGCCGTTCCCGTTGCCGTCGCCCTTGTCCACGGACGGCGAGCCGGAGGGCTTGGCGCCGGTGGACTCCTGCGCGACCGGCTTCGACTCCTTGTCCTCGCCGGAGAAGGCCACGTAGCCCACGCCGCCGAGGACGAGAGCGGCGGCCACGGCCGCCGCGATCAGCAGCGTCAGCTTCTTCTTCGGCGCCTTCCCCGGACCGGATCCGCCCGGACCGACCGGCTGTTGCCGCACGGTGGGCGGCTGCGGCGGGTACGCGGGCTGCTGGGCGTACGGGTTCTCACCCTGCGGCGGGAATCCGTGACCCTGCTGCGGCGGACCCGGCAGGTGTCCGTAACCGGAAGGCGTCGGCGACTGGTTCGGCGGCTGGGGCAGCTCGGTCATCAGCGCACGCTTTCGGCATCAGGAGGTCGGAGAAGATGACCTTTCTACCACTGCCGGTGCCCCCGCCTCGGGCCGGTCCACTCCTGTTCCCGGGGAGTGACCGGCCCGGTTCCGCTCGGGCTCCGCTCAGGCCTCCTCGGCCAGTTCCAGCCAGCGCATCTCCAAGTCGTCGCGGTCCGAGAGGAGTTCGCGCAGCTCCGCGTCGAGCTTGGCCACCTTGTCGTAGTCGGTGGAGTTCTCGGCGATCTGGGCGTGCAGGTTGCCCTCACGGTCGGACAGCTTGTTCAGCTGCCGCTCGATCTTCTGGAGTTCCTTCTTCGCGGCGCGCGAGTCCCCCGAGGCGGTGGACTTGGCGGCGCCGGTGGACGGGGCGGGCGCGGGAGCGGCCGCCTCGATCATCCGCTGCCGGCGCTCCAGGTACTCGTCCAGGCCGCGCGGCAGCATCCGCAGACTCGCGTCGCCGAGCAGCGCCATCACCGTGTCGGTGGTGCGCTCGATGAAGAAGCGGTCGTGGGAGATGACGATCATCGAGCCGGGCCAGCCGTCGAGGAGGTCCTCCAGCTGGGTCAGGGTCTCGATGTCGAGGTCGTTGGTGGGCTCGTCGAGGAACAGGACGTTGGGCTCGTCCATCAGCAGGCGCAGGATCTGCAGGCGGCGGCGCTCACCACCGGAGAGGTCGCCGACGGGCGTCCACTGCTTCTCCTTGGTGAAGCCGAACTGCTCGCAGAGCTGGCCCGCCGTCATCTCGCGGCCCTTGCCGAGGTCGACGCGGTCACGGACGCGCTGGACGGCCTCCAGGACGCGCAGGGACGGGTCGAGTTCGCCGACCTCCTGGGAGAGGTAGGCCAGCTTGACGGTCTTACCGACGATGATCTTGCCGGCGGCGGGCTGGACCTCGCCCTGGGTGCGGGCCGCCTCGGCGAGGGCGCGCAGCAGGGAGGTCTTGCCGGCGCCGTTGACGCCGACGAGGCCGACGCGGTCGCCGGGGCCCAGGTGCCAGGTGAGGTGCTTGAGCAGTTCCTTCGGGCCGGCGTGGACGCTGACGCCTTCGAGGTCGAAGACCGTCTTGCCGAGGCGGGCGTTGGCGAACCGCATCAGCTCGCTGGTGTCGCGCGGCGGCGGCACGTCGGCGATCAGCTCGTTGGCCGCCTCGATGCGGTAGCGGGGCTTGGAGGTCCGGGCGGGGGCGCCGCGGCGCAGCCAGGCCAGCTCCTTGCGCATCAGGTTCTGCCGCTTGGACTCCTCCGTCGCGGCGATGCGGTCGCGCTCGGCGCGGGCGAAGACGTAGTCGCTGTAGCCACCCTCGTACTCGTGCACGTCACCGCGCTGCACGTCCCACATGCGGGTGCAGACCTGGTCGAGGAACCAGCGGTCGTGGGTGACGCAGACGAGCGCGGAGCGGCGCTCCTGGAGGTGCTTGGCCAGCCAGGAGATGCCCTCGACGTCGAGGTGGTTGGTGGGCTCGTCGAGGATCAGGAGGTCCTGGTCGGCGATGAGGAGCTTGGCGAGGGCGATCCGGCGGCGCTCGCCACCGGAGAGCGGGCCGATGACGGTGTCGAGGCCCTGGCCGAAGCCGGGCAGGTCGAGGCCGCCGAAGAGTCCGGTGAGGACGTCACGGATCTTGGCGTTGCCGGCCCACTCGTGGTCGGCCATGTCCCCGATGATCTCGTGGCGGACGGTCGCCCGGGGGTCGAGGGAGTCGTGCTGGGTGAGGACGCCCATCTGCAGGCCGCCGGACTGGGTGACCCGGCCGGTGTCGGGCTCCTCCAGCTTGGCGAGCATCCGGATGAGGGTGGTCTTGCCGTCGCCGTTGCGGCCGACCACGCCGATCCGGTCCCCCTCGGACACGCCGAGGGAGATGCCGTCCAGCAGGGTACGTGTGCCGTACACCTTGCTGACTGCCTCGACATTGACCAGATTGACGGCCATCAGACGCGCTCCAGGGAAAGGGTGTGGATCAGCCCCTCAGCCTAACCCTCCGGGCCGGGGCAGACCGTTCTACGAGATACCAGCCGCCCAGTGCCATCGCGATCGCGGCCGGCGCGGTGACGGGCAGGGCGATCAGCGTGGCGCTGTGCCCGTCGAGCAGCCCGCCGAGTCCGGTCATGGACAGGCCCAGGATGCCGAGCAGGCACAGGGTGATCCCGAGGGCGGCGACGGGGCCGCCGGTGCTCCGGGCGGGGGCGGGCGCGCTCGGCCGGGGCGTCTCGAAGCGGCGGAACAGTGCGACGAGGACCCCCGTCAGCGCGGCCGCGGCGAGCATCCGTACCGGGACCTGCGCCCACCAGGCGGCCGTGGCGGGGGCCGGCAGATCGAGGCCGAGGGCGAGCTGGGCGGCGTACACGCCGAGCATCGCGGTCAGGTGCCACAGGAAGGCGGTCATGGCGAGGCCGTTGGCCGCGACCACCCCGCGCCAGACGCGCGGGCGGCGCAGCCACGCGGTGGCGGGCCCGGCCGCCAGCTGGACGGCGCCGACGAGCCACAGGCCGTGGCAGAGCAGGGCCAGGGTGGGCGGGGCCATGTTGGAGACCTTCTCGCCGGGCATCCCGACCATGGACAGCGGGTACGGGCCGTACGCCACCAGCAGGGCGGCGCCGGCGAGTCCCGCGGCGGCGAGGAGGGCGGGCCGGCGGATGCGGCCGTCGGCGCGCAGGAAGCCGAGCTGGTGGACGGCGAGCCAGACGAAGGCGAAGTTCAGGAACTCCACGTAGGGGACCCCGAGCGCGAAGCGCAGTACGTCGACCAGCGCGGCCGCCCCGGCCAGTGCCGCGAAGGCGGCCCAGCCGTGGCGCTCGTGCAGCTTCAGCAGCGGCGGGGTGAAGGCGACCATGGCGAGGTAGATCCCGATGAACCACAGCGGCTGCGTGACGAGCCGCAGCGCTGCCCCGGTCAGTGTTCCGCCGCCGTGCCCGGCGAGCTGCACGGCGAGCGCGACCGCGGCCCACACCAGGACGAAGACGAGGGTGGGGCGCAGCAGCCGCTGGAGCCGGGCGCGCAGGAAGGCGGCGTAGACGGGCCCGTCGGTACGGCGGGCCAGGGAACGGTAGGACAGGGCGTGCGAGAACCCGCCGACGAAGAAGAAGACGGGCATGATCTGCAGCCCCCAGGTGAGCACCTGGAGGGCGGGCACGAGGGCGAGCAGATTCCCTATGCCGTCGCCGCTGACGGCGGCCATCAGCCAGTGCCCGGCGATGACGGTGCCGAGCGAGGCGACGCGCAGCAGGTCGACGTACCGGTCACGGTCGGCGGGGGTGGCCTCGGCCATGGCGCGGGCGGTGGCTGTCATGGGCCCACGGTCGCCCCTGCCGGGTGTCTCCCGACAGGGCGCGGATACTCAACTCAGCCCTGAGTACCACCCCGGGGCTCCGCCCCGCTGTTTCAGCCTCGCCGGCGTTTGAGGCGCGGGGGTCCGGGGGCAGCGCCCCCGGCAACCGGCCCGCAGGAAAGAGAACCGGCTCGGGCCGTCCCCGGGGCTCCGCCCCGGACCCCGCGCCTCAAACGCCGGCGAGGCTGAAATCTCCGCCCTCCGGCGTGCGAGGCGGAGCGAAGCGCACATTCAGCCTCGCCGGCGTTCGAGGCGCGGGGGTCCGGGGGCAGCGCCCCCGGCAACAGGCCCGCGGGGTCAGGACGGCAGGACCGTCGCACCGGACGCCGGGCTGGACGCCACGCGCGTGGCTCGGCAGGTGCCCGAGGCTTCGAGCGCCGCCGCGACCTTGGCGGCAGCCTCCTCGTCCGCGACGAGGAACGCCGTCGTCGGCCCCGAGCCGGAGACCAGCGCGGCGAGCGCACCACCGTCCATGCCCGCGGCCAGCGTCGCGCCCAGCGACGGCCGCAGCGACAACGCCGCCGCCTGGAGGCCGTTGGCCAGCGCCGCTCCCAGCGCGTCCGCGTCGCCCGAGGCGAGCGCCGCCAGCAGCGCCGGCGAGGCCTGCGGCTCGGGGATCTCCGTACCGGCGGCCTCGGCGAGGCGGTCGAACTCGCGGAACACCGCCGGGGTGGACAGCCCGCCGTCGGCGACCGCGAACACCCAGTGGAACGTCCCCGCCCCGACCGGCGTGAGCAGTTCACCCCGGCCGGTGCCGAGGGCGGCCCCGCCGACGAGGCTGAAGGGGACGTCGCTGCCGAGCTCCGCGCAGATGTCGAGGAGTTCGGCGAGCGGGGTGTTCAGGCCCCACAGGGTGTCGCAGGCCAGCAGGGCCGCCGCGCCGTCGGCGCTGCCGCCCGCCATGCCGCCCGCGACCGGGATGTTCTTCGCGATGTGCAGGTGGACGGCGGGTTCGAGCCCGGCCCGGGCGGCGAGGATCTCGGCGGCGCGCGCCGCGAGGTTGGTGCGGTCCAGGGGGACCTGGTCGGCGTCCGGACCTTCGCAGGTGACGGTCAGGGTGTCGGCCGGGGTGGCCGTCACCTCGTCGAACAGCGACACGGCGAGGAAGACGTTCGCCAGGTCGTGGAAGCCGTCGGGGCGGGCCGCGCCCACCGCCAGCTGGACGTTGACCTTGGCGGGGACCCGTACGGTCACGGGCGTGCCGGGCGTGCGGGGCGTGCTCACAGTGCGGGCCTCTCCGCCGCGGGCTTGTGCTCGGCGATCGCCGCGAACTCCTCGACCGTCAGGGACTCCCCGCGGGCCTGCGGCGAGACACCGGCGGCGACCAGCGCGGCCTCCGCGCCCGCCGCCGAGCCGGCCCAGCCGGCCAGCGCGGCGCGCAGCGTCTTGCGGCGCTGCGCGAAGGCGGCGTCGACGACCGCGAAGACCTCGGCCTTGGTGGCGGTGGTCTTGATGGGTTCGGTGCGGCGCACCAGCGAGACGAGACCGGAGTCGACGTTCGGGGCGGGCCAGAAGACCTTGCGGCCGATGGCTCCGGCCCGCTTGACGTGGGCGTACCAGTTGGCCTTGACGGAGGGCACCCCGTAGACCTTGTTGCCGGGCTCGGCGGCCAGCCGGTCGGCGACCTCCGCCTGCACCATCACCAGCGTGCGCTCGATGGTCGGGAACCGGTCGAGCATGGTGAGCAGGACGGGAACGGCCACGTTGTACGGCAGGTTCGCGACGAGTGCGGTCGGCGCCGGGCCGGGCAGTTCGGTCACGAGCATCGCGTCGGAGTGGACCAGCGCGAAGCGGTCCTTCTTCGCGGGCATCCGGGCCTCGATGGTGGCGGGCAGGGCGGCGGCCAGGATGTCGTCGATCTCGACGGCGACGACCCGGTCCGCGGCCTCCAGCAGCGCGAGCGTCAACGAGCCGAGTCCCGGGCCGACCTCGACGACGACGTCGTCCGGGCGGACCTCGGCGGTGCGCACGATCCGGCGGACCGTGTTGGCGTCGATGACGAAGTTCTGCCCCTTCTGCTTCGTCGGGCGTACGCCGAGGGCGGCGGCCAGCTCCCTGATGTCGGCCGGGCCGAGGAGGGCGTCGGGCGCGGCGGGGGAGGTGTTCTCGGTGTTCTCGGGCTGCTGCTCTGCGGTGCTCACCGGTAAAGCGTCTCAGATCGCCGCGCCCGCTACGACGTGAGCCTGCGGCCGCAGTGCGGCCACGGACTCGCCCCCCGCTGCACGTAGAGCTTCTTCGCCCGGTACGTCTGTTCCGCGCCCGAGGCGTCCTGCGGGCGGCCGCTGCCGCCGAGGCCCTGCCAGGTGCGGACGTCGAACTGGTACAGCCCGCCGTAGGTGCCGGAGGCGTCGGTGGCGGCGGGGCGGCCGCCGGACTCGCACTGGGCGAGAGCCGCCCAGTTGAGGCCGTCGGCCCCGGAGACGGAACTCGGCAGCGCCTTGGTGCCGACCTTGACCAGCTGG comes from Streptomyces virginiae and encodes:
- a CDS encoding outer membrane protein assembly factor BamB family protein; the protein is MSIPPPPSQPPSGGFGAPQDPPPGGFGAPVPPPGPAAPQAGPPQQQPAGQPAYGYPQTGPGYGYPQQPGNPPPFGAPGAPGAPMAAPQSPAPAAGSGNAKRTQLAIVGAAFLACVLIVGGGLWYTSGDSGGGDKADSNPSASPGNDKPGDYVPGTEKAPGNPKSKPLLNQPSPVPGDVASVAGSWVTETTYIKSDLSKVVGYNLVDGGKKWELPLPGELCGATKHVSEKKAAVLFKATQPTPENKYVQCTEVGVIDLESGKLLWSGNAKSATGGDKPVTFNTITLSGQTVAAAGISAGGAAWNLADGKSLWLPKVDGESCRDVGYGGGEALAAIRKCGQSPNYTLYGQLLDPATGAPTVSYKLSPGIEDAYIVSTKPLIVGADVGKTAKNATGVSDLFVVDPKGELKARIPLASGDFGARCSSEVERCMNMVVGNGRIYLPSYEHQGQASSSRTNELLSFDLETGKQTTDRADAGERYTIFPLRMDGSNIIAYKRPPYDKGGQIVSIDSRTMKETLLMENPADKASQRAETGFSPEYSEYRYHNGKFFISRTMVSKPYSDKADPEYLFVSFSAS
- a CDS encoding outer membrane protein assembly factor BamB family protein, whose protein sequence is MTELPQPPNQPPNQPPTPSGYGHLPGPPQQGYGFPPPAENPYAQQPGYPPQPPTVSQQPVGPGGPGSGPGMAPKKKRTLLIAASVAAVLVLGGVGYVAFSGEDKDPKPVAQEPTDAKPSGSPSVDKGDGNGTGNGSDIPTDLNAGRKPGEDKALWLNTVKMEGPGAGIPAKGLWVVGDTVVKTVDKSVIGYGVGDGKEKWKIDLRTEICGLTGQTSPDGRTVMVVKNADGSNCNQMKLIDLKAGKEGWTKELAMEGLFKTAASTTVSLDGDTFALAWMGGQSAHRLSTGDKLFSDAGPDGCKPMTYAAGNNKMIAVALCMDADRTIEIQDADLTTGKKTWSYRLPKGYQVNAVYSVSPTVIDAGNRDTKERAILVLDEKGQKRNTLSGDGNFLVNCGGSSSSDGLQNCGKSAVDGDTVYLSAGDRSTGSEIVAFDLGTGKVKWRAKAGDKKVLAPLEAANGRLTAYRANAGVADEPGEIVSFPAGGGEPTTLLKLPSGTSARIEASFLTSQSAAYADGRLFLSVTRLAGDNKDEKLLMAFGK
- a CDS encoding outer membrane protein assembly factor BamB family protein; the protein is MTELPQPPNQSPTPSGYGHLPGPPQQGHGFPPQGENPYAQQPAYPPQPPTVRQQPVGPGGSGPGKAPKKKLTLLIAAAVAAALVLGGVGYVAFSGEDKESKPVAQESTGAKPSGSPSVDKGDGNGNGDGGQVDLNSGRKQGEDKALWLKTAKIEGPGMGVEAAGQWIVGDTVVKSLWRNLTGYAVTDGKEKWTLPFPAQICSVAPQTTAEGRTVVMYRDGDGENTSCTELRVVDLKTGKEIWSKTVPSEGVFDIFTSPTLSMLGDTVTVSRSGTASAFKISNGDKLFATPPGDGCNPDSYEAGNGRMIALATCSDEDSTAEVHGIDPVTGAKAWAYRLPAKFKVTSIYSVNPTVIDIGDEKTKQRSIVVLGPDGKQTATLAGEGAGIAADCGGTSLFRSLVTCPSAVVDANTLYLPTAVATGKKTNAIVAFDLTTGKEKWRVPAGDKRTLTLLKALDGRIIAYRKAEEEQGGEVLSVEAAGGTPTALLRHPSGPAAPIERTFTLPKLDYVDGRFFISSTRLRAQGQDEKLLMVFGK
- a CDS encoding ABC-F family ATP-binding cassette domain-containing protein — encoded protein: MAVNLVNVEAVSKVYGTRTLLDGISLGVSEGDRIGVVGRNGDGKTTLIRMLAKLEEPDTGRVTQSGGLQMGVLTQHDSLDPRATVRHEIIGDMADHEWAGNAKIRDVLTGLFGGLDLPGFGQGLDTVIGPLSGGERRRIALAKLLIADQDLLILDEPTNHLDVEGISWLAKHLQERRSALVCVTHDRWFLDQVCTRMWDVQRGDVHEYEGGYSDYVFARAERDRIAATEESKRQNLMRKELAWLRRGAPARTSKPRYRIEAANELIADVPPPRDTSELMRFANARLGKTVFDLEGVSVHAGPKELLKHLTWHLGPGDRVGLVGVNGAGKTSLLRALAEAARTQGEVQPAAGKIIVGKTVKLAYLSQEVGELDPSLRVLEAVQRVRDRVDLGKGREMTAGQLCEQFGFTKEKQWTPVGDLSGGERRRLQILRLLMDEPNVLFLDEPTNDLDIETLTQLEDLLDGWPGSMIVISHDRFFIERTTDTVMALLGDASLRMLPRGLDEYLERRQRMIEAAAPAPAPSTGAAKSTASGDSRAAKKELQKIERQLNKLSDREGNLHAQIAENSTDYDKVAKLDAELRELLSDRDDLEMRWLELAEEA
- a CDS encoding acyltransferase family protein; translation: MTATARAMAEATPADRDRYVDLLRVASLGTVIAGHWLMAAVSGDGIGNLLALVPALQVLTWGLQIMPVFFFVGGFSHALSYRSLARRTDGPVYAAFLRARLQRLLRPTLVFVLVWAAVALAVQLAGHGGGTLTGAALRLVTQPLWFIGIYLAMVAFTPPLLKLHERHGWAAFAALAGAAALVDVLRFALGVPYVEFLNFAFVWLAVHQLGFLRADGRIRRPALLAAAGLAGAALLVAYGPYPLSMVGMPGEKVSNMAPPTLALLCHGLWLVGAVQLAAGPATAWLRRPRVWRGVVAANGLAMTAFLWHLTAMLGVYAAQLALGLDLPAPATAAWWAQVPVRMLAAAALTGVLVALFRRFETPRPSAPAPARSTGGPVAALGITLCLLGILGLSMTGLGGLLDGHSATLIALPVTAPAAIAMALGGWYLVERSAPARRVRLRG
- a CDS encoding 4-(cytidine 5'-diphospho)-2-C-methyl-D-erythritol kinase, which codes for MSTPRTPGTPVTVRVPAKVNVQLAVGAARPDGFHDLANVFLAVSLFDEVTATPADTLTVTCEGPDADQVPLDRTNLAARAAEILAARAGLEPAVHLHIAKNIPVAGGMAGGSADGAAALLACDTLWGLNTPLAELLDICAELGSDVPFSLVGGAALGTGRGELLTPVGAGTFHWVFAVADGGLSTPAVFREFDRLAEAAGTEIPEPQASPALLAALASGDADALGAALANGLQAAALSLRPSLGATLAAGMDGGALAALVSGSGPTTAFLVADEEAAAKVAAALEASGTCRATRVASSPASGATVLPS
- the rsmA gene encoding 16S rRNA (adenine(1518)-N(6)/adenine(1519)-N(6))-dimethyltransferase RsmA; amino-acid sequence: MSTAEQQPENTENTSPAAPDALLGPADIRELAAALGVRPTKQKGQNFVIDANTVRRIVRTAEVRPDDVVVEVGPGLGSLTLALLEAADRVVAVEIDDILAAALPATIEARMPAKKDRFALVHSDAMLVTELPGPAPTALVANLPYNVAVPVLLTMLDRFPTIERTLVMVQAEVADRLAAEPGNKVYGVPSVKANWYAHVKRAGAIGRKVFWPAPNVDSGLVSLVRRTEPIKTTATKAEVFAVVDAAFAQRRKTLRAALAGWAGSAAGAEAALVAAGVSPQARGESLTVEEFAAIAEHKPAAERPAL